The following are encoded in a window of Amycolatopsis lexingtonensis genomic DNA:
- a CDS encoding DUF6640 family protein — translation MSRKPLGRALISLTSLLTAAGPYRADWNETHVYNPAWPPHAKFHNGQTMSLGLALGATSLWQLWRPFSGRTGLDAGAVLASLYWVTQISALAYPGSRAVDPPGEARFPQAKVAFPALAVTALGYVLERRRLARG, via the coding sequence ATGAGCCGGAAACCCTTGGGGCGAGCGCTGATCTCGCTGACTTCCCTCTTGACGGCGGCGGGCCCGTACCGCGCCGACTGGAACGAGACCCACGTGTACAACCCCGCGTGGCCACCGCACGCGAAGTTCCACAACGGCCAGACGATGAGCCTGGGACTGGCACTGGGCGCCACCAGCTTGTGGCAGCTGTGGCGGCCGTTTTCGGGGCGAACGGGTCTTGACGCGGGTGCCGTGCTGGCGTCGTTGTACTGGGTGACGCAGATTTCGGCGCTGGCTTATCCGGGGTCGCGCGCGGTCGATCCCCCGGGGGAGGCGCGGTTTCCGCAGGCGAAGGTGGCCTTCCCGGCGCTGGCGGTGACGGCGCTCGGGTACGTGCTGGAGCGGCGCAGGCTGGCCCGCGGCTGA
- the panD gene encoding aspartate 1-decarboxylase, which produces MYRTMLKSKIHRVTVTQADLHYVGSVTVDEDLMEAADLLPGEQVSIVDVTNGARLETYVIKGERGSGVLGINGAAAHLVHPGDLVILISYGQMEDAEAATYEPRVVFVDADNRIVHRHSDPGHAPEGSGLLSGTVTLPDDETAVFPVAETADARRLDALLHAES; this is translated from the coding sequence ATGTACCGCACGATGCTCAAGTCGAAGATCCACCGGGTCACGGTGACCCAGGCCGACCTGCACTACGTCGGATCGGTGACGGTCGACGAAGACCTGATGGAGGCCGCGGACCTCCTGCCCGGGGAACAGGTGTCCATTGTGGACGTCACCAACGGCGCCCGGCTGGAGACCTACGTCATCAAGGGCGAACGCGGCAGCGGCGTCCTCGGCATCAACGGCGCGGCGGCGCACCTGGTGCACCCGGGTGACCTGGTCATCCTCATTTCGTACGGCCAGATGGAGGACGCCGAGGCCGCGACGTACGAACCGCGCGTGGTGTTCGTCGACGCGGACAACCGGATCGTCCACCGGCACAGCGACCCCGGCCACGCGCCGGAGGGTTCGGGCCTGCTGAGCGGCACCGTGACGCTGCCGGACGACGAGACGGCGGTCTTCCCGGTCGCGGAGACGGCGGACGCCCGCCGCCTCGACGCGTTGCTGCACGCGGAAAGCTGA
- the panC gene encoding pantoate--beta-alanine ligase — MTTPKFTRGTLNAFAPPEHVSQVSRALHGVGRKVALVPTMGALHAGHRELIRRAKRLPNTVVATSIFVNPLQFGEGEDFEAYPRPLEADLAVLREDGVEIAFTPTADALYADGAAVTVHPGPLGDELEGVVRPGHFAGVLTVVAKLFNLVRPDYAFFGEKDYQQLVLIKRMVRDLNIDTRVIGVPTVRERDGLALSSRNVYLTPEQREDAVVLSAALTAGAFVGRDGADAVLEAAWKTLAARPAVEVDYLELRGTDLGPAPVDGEARLLIAARVGSTRLIDNAPVLLGKAVEHPERLDAGE, encoded by the coding sequence GTGACCACACCGAAATTCACCCGCGGCACGCTGAACGCGTTCGCGCCGCCCGAGCACGTCAGCCAGGTCAGCCGCGCGCTGCACGGCGTCGGGCGCAAGGTCGCCCTCGTGCCCACCATGGGCGCGCTGCACGCCGGGCACCGCGAGCTGATCCGCCGCGCGAAGCGGCTGCCGAACACCGTCGTGGCCACCTCGATCTTCGTCAACCCGCTGCAGTTCGGCGAGGGCGAGGACTTCGAGGCGTACCCGCGGCCCCTGGAAGCCGACCTGGCCGTGCTGCGCGAGGACGGCGTCGAAATCGCGTTCACCCCGACCGCCGACGCCCTGTACGCCGACGGCGCCGCGGTGACCGTGCACCCGGGCCCGCTCGGCGACGAGCTCGAGGGCGTCGTCCGGCCCGGCCACTTCGCCGGCGTGCTGACCGTCGTGGCGAAGCTGTTCAACCTGGTGCGCCCGGACTACGCGTTCTTCGGCGAAAAGGACTACCAGCAGCTGGTGCTGATCAAGCGGATGGTGCGGGACCTGAACATCGACACGCGCGTCATCGGCGTGCCGACCGTGCGGGAACGCGACGGGCTGGCGCTGTCGTCGCGCAACGTCTACCTGACGCCCGAGCAGCGCGAAGACGCTGTCGTCCTGTCGGCCGCCCTCACCGCGGGGGCGTTCGTCGGCCGGGACGGGGCCGACGCGGTCCTCGAGGCCGCGTGGAAGACCCTCGCCGCCCGGCCGGCGGTCGAGGTGGATTACCTCGAGTTGCGGGGAACCGACCTCGGGCCCGCGCCCGTCGACGGTGAGGCACGACTGTTGATCGCGGCCCGGGTGGGGAGTACCCGGCTGATCGACAACGCCCCGGTGCTGCTCGGCAAGGCCGTCGAGCACCCGGAGCGGCTGGACGCAGGGGAATAG
- a CDS encoding AraC family transcriptional regulator has protein sequence MAHRIPRGIVAEATARTMFTLTRHPPAPELADFVEYHWVLRWDRRGEPAHEQRVLPNLSVHATFFPGASGVYGPSHDVFSHRLTGRVHGLGVRFRPGCFRAFLGRPVRDIADRSVPLTDVFGPAAIRAAESVRTAAGDAQMVGAIDNLLIANPVRLTPAARHAAAAVESIARDPGITRVAQLCADTGLTTRSIQRLFAEHVGCPPKWAIRIYRLNDAAQRLVTEGQPDYAGLAVRLGYSDQSHFIRDFRTVTGQSPAEYARTALAAEPDRDRT, from the coding sequence GTGGCGCACCGGATCCCGCGCGGCATCGTGGCCGAGGCCACCGCGCGCACGATGTTCACGCTGACGAGGCACCCGCCCGCCCCCGAGCTGGCGGATTTCGTCGAATACCACTGGGTCCTGCGCTGGGACCGGCGCGGCGAACCGGCCCACGAGCAGCGGGTGTTGCCGAACCTCTCGGTGCACGCGACGTTCTTCCCCGGCGCGTCCGGCGTGTACGGCCCGTCGCACGACGTCTTTTCGCACCGCCTGACCGGCCGCGTGCACGGCTTGGGCGTGCGTTTCCGGCCCGGCTGCTTCCGCGCGTTCCTCGGCCGCCCGGTGCGTGACATCGCCGACCGATCCGTCCCGCTCACGGATGTTTTCGGGCCGGCGGCGATCCGGGCCGCGGAATCGGTGCGGACCGCGGCCGGCGACGCGCAAATGGTCGGTGCGATCGACAACTTGCTGATCGCAAATCCGGTACGGCTCACCCCGGCCGCGCGCCACGCCGCCGCGGCGGTGGAATCAATCGCGCGTGATCCGGGAATTACCCGGGTGGCGCAACTGTGCGCGGATACTGGACTAACCACCCGGTCCATCCAGCGGTTGTTCGCCGAACACGTCGGCTGCCCGCCCAAGTGGGCGATCCGGATATACCGCCTCAACGACGCTGCGCAGCGGTTGGTCACGGAAGGCCAGCCGGATTACGCCGGACTGGCGGTTCGACTGGGCTATAGCGACCAGTCGCACTTCATCCGCGATTTCCGGACGGTGACCGGCCAGTCGCCTGCCGAGTACGCCCGAACGGCTCTCGCGGCCGAACCGGACAGAGATCGGACATGA
- a CDS encoding (2Fe-2S)-binding protein yields MNQQRSFRDAREVGDGLASSLRRVSGRQERTELRRDVPAGWIRCSELLETPAYFDEWRGLLGDWLLREHDATPSRTTASWVMTWYLHVPAYVGALLLHHERRVPSLKPAELAFRLADDRPHPDGMAVLGDAFHCLPTDPGSARPEATVVRDERALAAVLRARYLAHAAQFVRAYAPVGGLGRRMLWAAATDALENSLWWAGRQGGTPEAEGAGVADAALVLDARYPPLTSASTLRLVEGPDGHREWTRRRESCCFSYLLPAESECDGCPRTCSPRAQDGQDGSRPDAPSARSSAGASAGTATSGP; encoded by the coding sequence TTGAACCAGCAGCGGTCCTTCCGAGACGCGCGCGAGGTCGGAGACGGCCTCGCGTCGTCGTTGCGGCGGGTCTCCGGCCGCCAGGAGCGCACCGAGCTGCGGCGCGACGTCCCGGCGGGCTGGATCCGCTGCTCGGAGCTGCTGGAGACGCCCGCGTACTTCGACGAGTGGCGCGGCCTCCTCGGCGACTGGCTGCTGCGCGAGCACGACGCGACGCCGTCCCGGACCACGGCCAGCTGGGTGATGACCTGGTACCTGCACGTCCCGGCGTACGTCGGCGCGCTGCTGCTGCACCACGAGCGCCGGGTGCCGTCGCTGAAGCCGGCGGAGCTGGCGTTCCGGCTGGCCGACGACCGCCCGCACCCCGACGGCATGGCCGTGCTGGGTGACGCGTTCCACTGCCTGCCGACGGATCCGGGCTCGGCCCGCCCGGAGGCCACCGTGGTGCGCGACGAGCGCGCCCTGGCGGCGGTCCTGCGGGCCCGCTACCTGGCCCACGCGGCCCAGTTCGTCCGCGCGTACGCGCCGGTCGGCGGGCTCGGCCGCCGGATGCTCTGGGCGGCGGCGACCGACGCGCTGGAGAACTCGCTGTGGTGGGCCGGCCGCCAGGGCGGCACGCCGGAGGCGGAGGGCGCGGGCGTCGCCGACGCGGCGCTGGTCCTCGACGCGCGCTACCCGCCGCTGACGTCGGCGTCGACGTTGCGCCTGGTGGAGGGTCCCGACGGCCACCGCGAGTGGACGCGGCGCCGCGAGAGCTGCTGCTTCTCCTACCTGCTCCCGGCCGAGTCGGAGTGCGACGGCTGCCCGCGCACCTGCTCGCCGCGGGCTCAGGACGGCCAGGACGGGTCGCGCCCGGACGCGCCGAGCGCCCGGTCCAGCGCCGGCGCATCGGCGGGTACGGCCACCTCGGGCCCGTAG
- a CDS encoding histone-like nucleoid-structuring protein Lsr2, with protein sequence MAQKVLVSLVDDLDGSEAEETVEFGLDGVSYQIDLSSENAEELRDALAQYVEHARRAGGRKRASVRPVSGKGSARPAAVDREQNQAIRAWARKNGYAVSDRGRIPSEVVEAYHKKN encoded by the coding sequence ATGGCGCAGAAGGTGCTCGTCTCGCTGGTGGACGACCTGGACGGCAGCGAGGCCGAAGAGACCGTCGAGTTCGGTTTGGACGGCGTCAGCTACCAGATCGATCTCTCCTCGGAAAACGCCGAGGAGCTGCGGGACGCCCTCGCCCAGTATGTCGAGCACGCGCGGCGCGCGGGTGGCCGCAAGCGCGCTTCCGTGCGTCCGGTCTCGGGCAAGGGATCGGCCCGCCCGGCCGCGGTGGACCGTGAGCAGAACCAGGCCATTCGCGCTTGGGCGCGCAAGAACGGTTACGCGGTTTCGGACCGGGGCCGCATCCCCTCCGAGGTCGTCGAGGCCTACCACAAGAAGAACTGA
- a CDS encoding DMT family transporter, producing the protein MSWLVLVLSGVFETIWAAALGASKGFSRPVPTVTFVLALALSMAGLAYALREIPLGTGYAIWVGIGTIGTAAYGMLVLGDPATAARITCLALIVAGVVGLKLLH; encoded by the coding sequence ATGTCCTGGCTCGTCCTCGTCCTGTCCGGAGTGTTCGAAACGATCTGGGCGGCCGCGCTCGGCGCGTCCAAGGGGTTCTCCCGCCCGGTTCCCACGGTGACGTTCGTGCTCGCGCTCGCGCTGAGCATGGCCGGGCTGGCGTACGCACTCCGCGAAATCCCGCTCGGCACCGGTTACGCGATCTGGGTCGGCATCGGCACGATCGGCACGGCTGCGTACGGGATGCTGGTCCTCGGCGACCCCGCGACGGCCGCGCGAATCACCTGCCTGGCGCTGATCGTGGCGGGTGTCGTGGGGCTCAAACTGCTGCATTGA
- the lysS gene encoding lysine--tRNA ligase, protein MTENPASTSEPAEDELPEQMRVRREKRDRILAEGIDPYPVEVPRTHSLAEVRAAHEGLPTDTATGETVGVTGRVMFLRNTGKLCFASLREGDGTELQAMISLAKVGEDALAAWKADVDLGDHVFVQGEVITSKRGELSVMADAWRLTSKALRPLPNAHKELAEETRIRQRYVDLIMRPRARDVVRTRAGVARSLRESFHRRGFTEVETPMLQTLHGGAAARPFVTHSNAFDMELFLRIAPELYLKRCVVGGIEKVFEINRNFRNEGSDSSHSPEFAMVEYYEAYATYETNAVMTRELIQEAAQSVLDTQVVTLPDGSEYDLSGEWTTLGMYESLSDSLGEEVTPETPAPKLHGFAQARGLEVDPKLGHGKLVEELWEHLVGDHLHAPTFVRDFPLETSPLTRQHRSRPGVAEKWDLYVRGFELATGYSELVDPAVQRERLTEQSLLAAQGDSEAMRLDEDFLRALEYGMPPSGGVGMGIDRLLMALTGLGIRETILFPLVRPE, encoded by the coding sequence ATGACCGAAAACCCCGCTTCCACCAGCGAGCCCGCCGAAGACGAACTGCCCGAGCAGATGCGGGTGCGCCGGGAGAAGCGCGACCGGATCCTCGCCGAGGGCATCGATCCCTACCCGGTCGAGGTGCCGCGCACGCACTCGCTCGCCGAAGTGCGGGCGGCGCACGAAGGGCTGCCCACCGACACCGCCACCGGCGAGACGGTCGGCGTCACGGGCCGGGTCATGTTCCTGCGCAACACCGGCAAACTGTGCTTCGCCAGCCTGCGCGAGGGCGACGGCACCGAGCTGCAGGCGATGATCAGCCTGGCGAAGGTCGGCGAAGACGCGCTGGCGGCGTGGAAGGCCGACGTCGACCTCGGCGACCACGTGTTCGTGCAGGGCGAGGTCATCACGTCCAAGCGCGGCGAGCTGTCGGTGATGGCCGACGCCTGGCGCCTCACGTCGAAGGCGCTGCGCCCGCTGCCCAACGCGCACAAGGAACTCGCCGAGGAAACGCGGATCCGCCAGCGCTACGTCGACCTCATCATGCGCCCGCGCGCGCGGGACGTCGTGCGCACCCGCGCCGGCGTGGCCCGGTCGCTGCGGGAGTCGTTCCACCGCCGGGGGTTCACCGAGGTCGAGACGCCGATGCTGCAGACGCTGCACGGCGGCGCCGCGGCCCGCCCGTTCGTCACGCACTCGAACGCGTTCGACATGGAGCTGTTCCTGCGGATCGCACCGGAGCTGTACCTCAAGCGCTGCGTCGTCGGCGGCATCGAGAAGGTCTTCGAGATCAACCGCAATTTCCGGAACGAGGGCAGCGACTCGTCGCACTCGCCGGAGTTCGCGATGGTCGAGTACTACGAAGCGTATGCGACGTACGAGACCAATGCGGTGATGACGCGGGAGCTGATCCAGGAGGCCGCGCAGTCGGTGCTGGACACCCAGGTGGTCACCCTGCCCGACGGTTCGGAGTACGACCTGTCCGGCGAATGGACCACGCTCGGAATGTACGAGTCGTTGTCCGATTCACTCGGTGAAGAGGTGACGCCGGAGACGCCCGCCCCCAAACTGCACGGATTCGCGCAGGCCAGGGGCCTCGAAGTGGATCCGAAGCTCGGGCACGGCAAGCTGGTCGAGGAACTGTGGGAACACCTCGTCGGAGATCACCTGCACGCCCCCACCTTTGTGCGTGATTTTCCGCTGGAGACGTCACCATTGACGAGGCAGCACCGCTCGCGGCCGGGCGTGGCCGAGAAGTGGGACCTCTACGTGCGCGGATTCGAACTCGCCACCGGTTACTCCGAGCTGGTCGATCCGGCCGTCCAACGGGAACGGCTCACCGAACAGTCGCTGCTGGCCGCGCAGGGTGATAGCGAAGCCATGCGGCTGGACGAGGATTTCCTCCGGGCCCTGGAGTACGGAATGCCGCCGAGCGGCGGCGTCGGAATGGGGATCGACCGGCTGCTCATGGCGCTGACCGGTCTCGGTATCCGGGAGACGATCCTCTTCCCGCTGGTACGTCCGGAATAA
- a CDS encoding type III pantothenate kinase, with translation MLLTVDVGNTNIVLGLWSGQSLVGDWRMRTDARMTADELALTVRGLLGPHADSVTGISALSTVPAVLRELRVMLSRYYADVPKIVVEPGVRTGVPLLVDNPKEVGADRLANTLAAHHLHSGTACVVVDFGTSTNVDAISARGEFLGGAFAPGIEISVDALALRAAALRKVELVPPRSVIGKNTVECLQSGILYGFAGQVDGLVKRIVRELSPSGTEPVAVLATGGLAPLVLEESETITEHVPDLTLLGLRLVYERNIRS, from the coding sequence TTGCTGCTCACCGTCGACGTCGGCAACACGAACATCGTCCTGGGACTCTGGTCCGGTCAGTCACTCGTGGGTGACTGGCGCATGCGCACGGACGCGCGCATGACGGCCGACGAGCTGGCGTTGACGGTGCGCGGCCTGCTGGGCCCGCACGCGGATTCGGTGACGGGCATCAGCGCGCTGTCGACCGTGCCCGCGGTGCTGCGCGAACTGCGCGTGATGCTTTCGCGGTACTACGCGGACGTGCCGAAGATCGTGGTGGAACCGGGTGTCCGCACGGGTGTGCCGCTGTTGGTGGACAACCCGAAGGAGGTGGGCGCGGACCGGCTGGCGAACACGCTGGCCGCGCACCACCTCCACAGCGGCACGGCGTGCGTGGTGGTCGACTTCGGGACGTCCACGAACGTGGACGCGATTTCCGCTCGCGGGGAGTTCCTGGGTGGCGCGTTCGCACCGGGCATCGAGATTTCGGTGGACGCACTGGCGTTGCGCGCGGCGGCGCTGCGGAAGGTCGAGCTGGTGCCGCCGCGGTCGGTGATCGGGAAGAACACCGTGGAGTGCCTGCAGTCGGGGATCCTGTACGGGTTCGCCGGGCAGGTCGACGGGCTCGTGAAGCGGATCGTGCGGGAGCTTTCGCCGAGTGGTACGGAACCGGTCGCGGTGCTGGCGACCGGTGGGCTGGCGCCGTTGGTGCTCGAGGAGTCGGAGACGATCACCGAGCATGTGCCGGATTTGACGTTGCTCGGGTTGCGGTTGGTGTACGAGCGGAACATTCGTTCCTGA
- a CDS encoding class I SAM-dependent methyltransferase has translation MSDPTHARRASSFGSRAAAYAEHRPDYPRTAIEWGLSGATGTPRRVLDLGAGTGKLTLGLTGLGLDVTAVEPDPEMRAELARRVPAATALPGRAERIPVPDAAVDAVFVGQAFHWFDVPAAMTEIARVLRPGGVLVPMWNYEDESVPWVAEFTELGRDGARKPASTDDLREVAHPAFEPFDEERFHHAQRRTAETLLETIATYSLVIVSSPEESSALLTRLREFLAANPATANGEFDLPLITWGLRARRR, from the coding sequence GTGAGTGATCCCACACACGCCCGCCGCGCTTCTTCCTTCGGCAGCCGCGCGGCCGCGTACGCCGAGCACCGGCCCGATTACCCGCGGACAGCGATCGAGTGGGGGCTTTCCGGGGCCACCGGAACCCCGCGGCGGGTGCTCGACCTCGGCGCCGGAACGGGCAAGCTGACCCTCGGCCTCACCGGCCTCGGCCTCGACGTCACCGCCGTCGAACCCGACCCGGAAATGCGCGCGGAACTGGCGCGCCGCGTGCCGGCGGCGACGGCGCTGCCCGGCCGGGCGGAACGGATCCCGGTGCCCGACGCCGCGGTCGACGCGGTATTCGTCGGCCAGGCGTTCCATTGGTTCGACGTGCCGGCGGCGATGACGGAGATCGCCCGCGTGCTGCGTCCCGGCGGCGTGCTGGTGCCGATGTGGAACTACGAAGACGAATCGGTGCCCTGGGTGGCCGAGTTCACCGAACTGGGCCGCGACGGCGCCCGCAAGCCGGCGTCGACCGACGATTTGCGCGAGGTGGCGCACCCGGCGTTCGAGCCGTTCGACGAGGAACGGTTTCACCATGCGCAACGGCGCACCGCGGAGACCCTGCTGGAAACGATCGCGACCTATTCCCTCGTGATCGTCTCGTCCCCGGAGGAGTCGTCCGCGCTCTTGACGCGCCTTCGCGAGTTTCTCGCGGCCAATCCGGCCACGGCGAATGGTGAGTTCGACCTCCCGTTGATCACCTGGGGGCTGCGCGCCCGCCGCCGGTAG
- a CDS encoding TIGR03086 family metal-binding protein, translated as MTAELLRPAASEFLRVATAVTELTAPTPCAGYDVRGLLNHLLYWGPWLLAAGRREEPPPAGAEAEAALVGDDWRAALEKQTETLVDVFGTPSAWTGATALGTARLPASVVGAMVLGEFVLHGWDLARASGQELTCAPGAATAVYESAVLMGEQARSMGVYGPEVAVPADAPALDRALGASGRDPSWPS; from the coding sequence ATGACTGCCGAGCTGCTGCGGCCCGCCGCAAGCGAATTCCTCCGGGTCGCCACCGCCGTGACCGAGCTGACCGCGCCGACGCCGTGCGCCGGCTACGACGTCCGCGGGCTGCTGAACCACCTCTTGTACTGGGGACCGTGGCTGCTGGCCGCGGGACGGCGCGAGGAACCGCCGCCCGCGGGGGCCGAGGCGGAGGCGGCGCTGGTCGGCGACGACTGGCGTGCGGCCCTGGAGAAGCAGACGGAGACGCTCGTGGACGTCTTCGGGACGCCGTCGGCGTGGACGGGCGCGACGGCGCTGGGCACGGCGCGGCTGCCCGCCTCGGTGGTCGGCGCCATGGTGCTGGGCGAGTTCGTGCTGCACGGCTGGGACCTGGCCCGGGCGAGCGGCCAGGAGCTCACCTGCGCCCCCGGAGCGGCGACGGCGGTGTACGAGTCCGCGGTGCTCATGGGCGAGCAGGCGCGCTCGATGGGCGTCTACGGGCCCGAGGTGGCCGTACCCGCCGATGCGCCGGCGCTGGACCGGGCGCTCGGCGCGTCCGGGCGCGACCCGTCCTGGCCGTCCTGA